Sequence from the Pontibacter pudoricolor genome:
CCTATAGCAGCCGTACCAGTTTTATTAAACATCTACAAGCACTATGGCATATCTACCTATCGAAGATCATGGCGTGATCGGAGATCTGAATACAGTGGCACTTGTCGGGCTGAACGGCTCCATCGACTTTATGTGCTTCCCTGATTTCGATTCACCTTCCATTTTTGCGTCGCTGCTGGATGATAAAAAAGGCGGGAACTTTACGATAGAGCCATCGCACAACGACATGAAACACCGACAGATGTACCTGCCGGATACCAATGTGCTGCTTACACGCTACCTGTCTGATGAAGGTATTGGCGAAGTAACCGATTTTATGCCTGTAGAGGAACAAAGCCAGGGCAGCCGGCTCATCCGGCGTATATCGTGCGTGCATGGCGATATGATGTTCCGGATGCAGTGCAGCCCGCGTTTTAATTATGCCCGCTCGCCGCATACCGCTACCCAGGTAAATCAGTACGAAGTAGTATTTACCTGCACAGAAACGGATGGTATGGCTGTCAGGTTAAAAAGTACGGCGCCACTGCAAATAACCGGCACTGATGCAACGGCCACCTTCAGCCTGAAGACCGGGGAAAAAGTAGATCTGTTGCTGGAACGTGCCTCTGACCAGGAACCGGCTACACAGGAGCTGGAGAGTTTTGTAACCAGCAGCCTGTACGAGACAATAGCATACTGGAAAAACTGGGTGGCCCGATGCCATTACAAGGGCCGTTGGGTGGAGATCGTGAACCGCTCGGCATTAGTGCTGAAGCTGATGGTATCGAGCAAATACGGCTCGCTGGTGGCAGCGCCCACTTTTGGTTTGCCCGAAGAATTAGGCGGCGAGCGCAACTGGGATTACCGCTATACCTGGATTCGGGACGCCTCGTTTACCGTATATACCCTGCTGCGACTGGGCTACAAACAGGAAGCCAGGAACTTCGTGGACTGGGTAGACCGCCAGTGCGACGCCTTACAAAGTGCCGGCCGGCTGAGGCTGATGTATACCCTGAGCGGTAAACTGGAGCTGGATGAGATAGTGCTGGCCCACCTGGAAGGCTACAAAGGATCCAAGCCGGTACGCATTGGTAATGCTGCCTACGACCAGGTGCAGCTGGATATTTATGGCGAACTGCTGGATGCGGTTTACCTGTATGATAAGTATGGCGCTCCCATTGCTTTTGAGTTCTGGAACGATCTGCGGCAGCAGGTGGAGTGGGTATGTGACAACTGGCAGCGCGAAGACGAAGGCATCTGGGAGGTGCGCGGCGGTAAAAAGCAGTTCCTGTACTCGCGTATGATGTGCTGGGTAGCCATAGACCGGGCCATGAAGATCGCCGAAAACCACTCGTACCCGCTTCCGGCCCGCTGGCGCGAGGAGCGCGACAAAATCTTCTTTTCGATTCACCACGAGTTCTGGAACGAAGAACTACAGAGCTTTGTGCAATACAAGGGCGCCGATACCGTAGATGCCGCTACGCTGCTGATGCCGCTTATCCGGTTCATAAGCCCCAAAGACCCGCGCTGGCTGTCTACCCTGAAGCGGATAGAAGAGCGGCTGGTTTCGGATGCGCTGGTTTTCCGTTACCGCAATAGCGACGGATTCGATGGCCTGAAAGGAAATGAAGGTACTTTTTCGATGTGCACGTTCTGGTATGTGGAGTGCCTGGCAAAAGCAGGGCAGATTGACAAGGCACGGCTGTATTTTGATAAGATGCTGGGTTATGCCAACCACCTGGGCCTGTACGCCGAAATGCTGGGCCTGAAAGGCAATCACCTGGGTAATTTTCCGCAGGCCTTTACGCACCTGGGCCTGATAAGTGCTGCCCTTACGATAAACGACATCCTGGAAGGGCATGAGAACAAAAAGCGATTATAGCAGTTTTACCTTTTGCCGTTTTAAACTATAGCCTTTCGCAAAACAACTATACCGACAATTTGGCGCAAACCACAGGATTGGCTTTTTGTTTGAAGATGCCGTAGTTTTACAAACAGCTGCTGCTACCTATAAACTATAGCCGCAGCAAACTATAACCGTAACAACGCAACACATGACCAAAATAAGATCAACCACCGTTTTAGGCATTTACCATAACGGCGAAGTAGCCCTGGGTGCCGACGGACAGGCAACTATGGACAAGCACATTGCCAAAAGCAACGTGAAGAAGATTCGAAAACTGCTTGATGGTAAAGTAGTGACAGGTTTTGCAGGCTCTACGGCCGATGCCTTTACACTGCTCGAGCGCTTCGAGGAAAAGCTGAATGCCTACCAGCACAACATGAAGCGCGCTGCCATTGAGCTGGCCAAAGACTGGCGTAAAGACCAGTACCTGCGCAAACTCGAAGCCATGATGATAGTCGCCAACAAAGAAGAACTGCTCATTATTTCAGGTACCGGCGATGTGCTGGAACCGGATAACCAGATTGCGGCCATCGGTTCTGGAAGTATGTTTGCCCATTCGGCTGCGCTGGCACTTAAAAAGCATGCCCCACATTTATCAGCAGAAGAGATAGTGCGCGAGGCCCTGAACATTGCTGCCGATATCTGTATCTATACTAACCATAACCTGATCATTGAGAAACCGGCTCAGTAATTTAGGAGGAGTTTTGGAGTCAGAGACAACTTAGCGTGCACGGCTCTTAAGAGCATCTTGTACACCAATGAGGTGATAAACAACTCTTACTTAACCTTATAGCATCGATTAACGAATAACGGTGAACGAATAACGAAATAAGTCTTAACTTTGGGGACCCAGGCAGACCGGTTAAGGTTGCCTTAAGCTAATGAACATGGAAATAACAAATTTCTTAAAGAAACACTACAAACACTTTAACGCGGCCTCTGTGATAGACGCTGCCGAAGGATACAAGACCCACCTTAACAACGGTGGTAAAATGATGATCACACTGGCTGGTGCTATGTCTACGGCTGAGCTGGGGATTATTCTGGCAGAGATGATCCGTCAGGATAAAGTGCATGCCATTTCGTGTACAGGTGCCAACCTGGAAGAAGATATCTTTAACCTGGTGGCGCACGATTTCTACGAGCGCGTGCCGCATTACCGCGAGCTATCTGCAGCCGATGAAGAAGCGCTGCTGGAGCGCCACATGAACCGTGTAACCGACACCTGTATTCCGGAAGAGGAAGCGATGCGCCGAATAGAGCACACCGTACTTAAGTTCTGGGAAAAAGCAGACCAGGAAGGTAAGCAATACTTCCCGCACGAGTTCTTCTATCAGATATTATTATCAGGCGACCTGGAACAATATTACCAGATCGACCCTAAGAATAGCTGGATGCTGGAAGCTGCCAAGAAAAATCTTCCGATCATCTGCCCAGGTTGGGAAGATTCAACACTGGGTAACATCTTCTCCAGCCACGTGATCAACGGTGACATTAAAAACGTGCATACTGTAAAAACTGGTATCCAGTACATGATGTACTTAGCTGACTGGTATACTGAGAATGCGAAAGATGATTCTACTGTAGGTTTCTTCCAGATTGGTGGCGGTATTGCCGGTGACTTCCCTATTTGTGTGGTACCGATGCTGCACCAGGATCTGCAGCGTACCGGCGTTCCGCTTTGGGGTTATTTTGCACAGATCTCCGATTCTACAACCAGCTACGGTTCTTACTCTGGCGCGGTGCCGAATGAGAAAATTACCTGGGGCAAACTGGGTAAAGAAACACCTAAGTTCGTGATCGAGTCGGATGCAACTATAGTTGCGCCACTTATCTTTGCTATAGTTCTGGATATGTAACACAGTCTAGGGTAACCTATAAAACAAAGCGGCTGCAGGTTTTCACTTGCAGCCGCTTTGTTTTATAGGTTAGCTGATCAGTTCGCGCCGGCCAAACCTGAACTCTTCTTCTTTAAGATAATAATCGCCGCTCTGCTGCAGAATGGTAATGTTATCGATAGTGACTTCCCAGTTAAAATTATAGTTGCACAGGAACGAAAGCACCGGCCCAAGCATCTCAGGTGTAGTATCACCGAGTGCAAGTGTAATATGAGGCAGCCACATATTCGGATTATAGTAGACCCCCATTTCGCTGCTCATCTCCGAAATATCGCGGTGCAGTTTTGCATGTAGCTGGTTTAGGGGCGAAGTGCGCAGCACAGGTATATAAACTACCGGCGTTGGTCCCGGAAAAATGCCCAGCCCGGTAGTACGGATCGTAAAATCAGGCATCTCAAAACAGGTTAGCTCCAGGTACTGCTTCAGCTCCTCCATATCCGGTATCTCTGCAGTAAGAATGGTAAGGTGCGGGTATGGAGTTATTTTTACTCCATTAAGCCCAAACCTGGTCTCAAGCAGTTCTGTAAGTTCACAAACGCGATCGGAGTGAAATTTGTCTAACAGCGAAGTTATCGCGATCATAGTTGCCTGTTAAATAAATATTTTGCCAACCGGCAAAGGTATGCATTTAAACAACTGCATGTGCTAATGAAACGAGTGCTTACCATAATTGTTTAGCTAAACCTTTTAAAACGCGGCAACTATAGTTGTTAGTATGGGCCGGCAATAAGTTATATAGTTCACGGTCTTAGGTTTAGCCGGCAGGTGCGCAGTATGGGTTTATTTAAGTACCTTTGCACTTTATAGTTGATTTGATTACATGATTTCCATAAACAACCTTAGCTTTCATTTTGGCAGCCGCCCGATGTACGACGATGCCAACCTGCACATTCGTCCGAAAGATAAAATTGGTCTGATAGGCCTGAACGGTACCGGAAAGTCTACGCTGCTGCGCATTATAGTAGGTGAGTACAAACCGGATAGCGGCAGCATCCAAATGAGCAAGGAAACCACTATCGGCTTCCTGAACCAGGACCTTTTGAGCTACCAGACCCACGAGAGTATCCTCTCTGTGGCGATGCAGGCTTTTGAAGAAGCAATTTACCTGCAGGCGGAAATTGATAAGGTGTTAGTGGAATTCGAGAATAATTTCCATGATAACCTGGTAGAAAAGCTGGCTAATTTGCAGGAGCGGTTTGAAGCGCTGGGTGGCTATACCATGCAGGCCGAAGCCGAAGCAATTCTGGAAGGCCTGGGTTTTACGACCGAGGAATTGCAGCAGCCACTGGCTTCGTTTTCGGGTGGGTGGCGCATGCGTGTAATGCTGGCCAAGATACTGTTACAGAAACCATCGCTGCTGTTACTGGATGAGCCTACCAACCACCTGGACTTACCTTCCATTAAATGGCTGGAAACCTACCTGGAGCGGTTTGAAGGAGCTGTGATCATCGTTTCGCACGACCGTGAGTTCCTGGACCGCACGACCAATATTACCGTGGAAGTATCAGGCGCAAAGCTGAATGTATACCCGGGTAACTATAGTTTTTACCTGGAAGAAAAGGCCATGCGAAACGAAATTCAGAAAGGCGCATACGAGAACCAGCAGGCCCAGATACGCCAGACAGAACGTTTTATCGAGCGCTTTAAAGCGAAGGCAACAAAAGCGAAGCAGGCACAAAGCCGCATGAAACAGCTGGAACGTCTGGAACGCATAGAAGATGTAGCTCCGGAATCAGCGAAAGTAAATTTCAGCTTTAAGTTCAGCGTGCAGCCGGGCCGTCATGTTTTCAGGTTAGAACACATGAGTAAGGCTTTTGGCAACAAGGTTATTTTCCGGGATACGAACGTGCATATCGAGCGCGGCGATAAGATTGCCCTGGTGGGTGCGAACGGTAAAGGTAAATCTACGCTGCTCCGCATTATTGCCGGCACCGAACCGATACAGGGCAAACGCGAACTTGGTCATAACGTGATCATGTCATTCTACGCGCAGCACCAGCTGGAATCGCTTAACGTAGATAACGAAATTTTACAGGAACTGCAGCAGGCGGGCTCCAAAAAAACAGAAGTAGAGCTACGTACTTTACTTGGTTCTTTCCTGTTTACCAGCGATGATGTTTTCAAGAAGATAAAGGTATTGTCAGGAGGGGAGAAGAGCCGTGTGGCACTGGCCAAAACACTGATCTCGGAAGCTAATTTCCTGATGCTGGATGAGCCTACCAACCACCTGGACATGCAATCGGTTAACATCCTGATTCAGGCGCTGGAGCAATACGAAGGTACCTTTGTGATCATCTCTCACGACCGTTACTTTGTAGAGAATGTGGCAACCAAGATCTGGTACATCGAAGATTATCAGCTAAAAGAGTACCCGGGCACTTATCATGAGTTTGAGGCTTTCCAGGAGAAGCGAGAGAAAGAGGCCAAACTACAGGCTGCCGTTGCACCCGCTCCCAAAAAAGAAGAGCCCAAACCAGCCCGTAACAATTCAGAATTTAACCAGTTGAGCAACCAGTTGAAGCAGGCCAATAAAAAGCTTAATGAGCTAGAAAAGAATGTGCAGCGCCTGGAGCAGGAACTGGCCAACTACGAGACCGAACTGGCTGACCCGAAAGTGTACGGAAATGTAAGCTTACTACAGGAGACCTCTAAAAAGTTTGAATCTGTGCAGAAAGAGCTCGAAAAAGCCAATAGCCAGTGGGAAGAACAGATGATGGAAGTAGAGGAGCTGGAAGGGAAATTAAGTTAGGTAGCTGGGTTCTATAGTTGGCTATAGTTGCAACCTGAATCAAGTCATCTTTTCATAGCTGTTTTCAATCCTGGGAGCTTTACTTACTTATCGTTCTATAGTTGGCTTTGGTGCCCTCACGGCCGGGAGGCCCCGTCTTGGGGTAGGGGCCCTCGATAAGGGCATCGCGCTGCTGCTTTCTTGCTACCCTCGCTCTGCTCGGGTTGCCTTGCGGCACCGCAACAAAGCAAAAGCGCTCAACCCAAAGACTGAGATCAGTTCGATAGCTATAGTTGCTATAGTTTGAAAGGCTATAGTTACATCGCTTTACCGTGGCTATAGTTCCATAGGGATAGGTCGCGACCTGTCCGCTCGACAGGCTGTAACTATGGAACTATAAAACAAACTATAACTATAGCAGAAAATTCCCCTCCCGGGAGGGGCAGGAGTGGGTTAAAACCGCAACTATAAAACGATAGCTTTAACCAGAGTTAATAGCCTAATTCTAAAAATCCATCCATCCTGTGAATCCTGATTCTGACAAATACTGCCCCTGCCGGTACAGTTGAGTTGAAACTTAACACCATACAAAACCACAAGTTGAGAACTTACGGGAAAATACAGAACTATAAAACGACTACTCCAACTATAATAACAGGTAATTTCACTCCCGGCAGGGCAGGCTAACTATACTAGCCTTTTCCATACCTTCCGGAATGACACAGAGACGATACATCATTTATACAAGGAAAGGCCTGACTATAGTTTTATAGTCAGGCCTTTCCTTGTAAACTTGTTCCTGCCTGTTATTCTGTAATTACTTTTATCAGCATTCCTTTATCTACTCGGTCGCTGAGCTGCATGCCATTAAGCACCGCCAGTTCCTCAAGCCTTTTGGTTGGCATACCAAAAGATTGTAATGCCTGTGACAAAGATGCTGCGTTAGCAACAGTTTTAATACGCACACGCTCCGGTTTTTTATTGATCTTCGACGCATCTGTCAGCTGTTTAAAGTTGGTCATGGTGCCCGAAAAAGTGTTAAAGTAATTATTGAAATCGTTGGCAGTGGTAATGCCCATGATACTATAAATGTTGCCGCCATACTGTATAAAATACGTCAGCGTGCCTATAGTTCCCTGCTCCTGTTTCTGTTCGGCAACCATTGCCAGTGCATTATTTCCGTTCACTGTTACATTTTTCGATTCTACCAGTGTCAGCTTATAACCTTCCAGGGTCTGGCGGGCAGCATCTTCCAGCGAGGTGCCGGGCGCCAGCGTCAGGTTTATGATCGCCTTGCCGTTTGGCTCAGCCATCTGGAAACTTTGTGGGGAGTTCAGATACTTCCAGCCTTGCGGTATCGGAAACTGGAATTTTAACTCCGGATGATAAAATATATGGTTTTCTACAAATCCCTGCTTTGGGTCTTCCCCATACACAATACCATCTATCAGGCGCAGATAAGAGTCGCGTCCGACTTTCAGGTTCGTCATGTTTAGTTTTTTCTCCCATTGCGCAGCCAGTTCGTGCACGGTAGTGTAACGGTTGCCCGGGTCAGGGTGTGTAGATAAAAACTCTGGAATGGCCTGCCCGCTTTCTTCCTGCTTGCGTTTCAGTGTTAAAAAGAAATCGGCCATCTCATCGGCATCGTACCCGATTTTGGTAGAATACTCAACCCCTAATTCATCTGACTGCCGTTCATCATCACGACCAAATTTCAGGAAGAGCAAGCCAAGGCCCTGTGAGGCAACATCTCCGAATTGAGCCAGTTCCGGAGCGATAACCATACCGGCTATTAAGCCTACCTGAGCCAGTATCGATTTACTTTGCTGCTGGGCAGAATGACGCGCTGCTATGTGCCCGATCTCGTGGCCAAGTACACCGGCAAACTGTGCTTCGTTGTTAAAATGCGCCATAATGCCTCGTGTAAAGTATACATAACCGCCCGGTACAGCAAAAGCGTTAATTACAGGAGAGTCGAGTACTTTAAAGTTGTATTTGATATTGCTGCGGTGTGAGATGGCAGCCATTGCCTGGCCTTTTTCATCAATAAAGCGCTGTATGGCTGGGTTATCGTACATCCCGAACTGCGCCACTATCTGAGGGTCCGCTTCCTGGCCCATCGCCAGTTCCTGACCTTCTGACATCAGTATCACGTCCTTTTTACCTGTTACCGGGTTAGTAGAGCAGGAGTTAAAGAACAGCATTATACTGGTTATTAAAACCGTTATCGATAATCTTTTCATTGTATCATAGTTTATAGTCTAAAGGCTCTTGCATCAGATAGCTAAATCTTCAAAAACCTATATTCTACTTGCAACGATTATGAAATTGATTAGTTGCAGCAGACCCTTTAATACAACCTGAAACTATAGTTCTGGCCTGCCTGATACAGCGTTATGGTTAGAAGGTCTGTAGCATTCAAACTATAGTCTATGATACTTTAGTTGTTGTCGGAGGTGTACCATTCTGCAAAAGAGTTTTCTGTTTCCCAGAGCCTTAAACTATACAGCTTTACAGTTGCCGGTAAGTGTCGGGTAAGTGTGTTCTTAAAATCAAGGAGCATGTGCTCGCAGGTAGGCTGGTACGATGTTGTTACAACTTTATGATGTAGCTGCTGCAATATAGTTAACAACTCAGGCGAAGTACCTTTCCGCAGGATAAGGGAATGGTCCAGCGGTTCAACTATAAACGTGTTTACTATCTTCTTAAGGTCGCCAAAATCCAGTACCATGCCATATTTCGGGTCTGAAATATCGGTTATGGGCTGGCCAATTATAGTTACCTGCAGTTTATAAGAGTGCCCGTGTATATTTTTACACGGGCCATCATAGTTAAGTAAGGCATGCGCCGTTTCGAAGGTGAACTGACGCGTAAGTCTGATGTAATCCATTAATGTTAAGCTACTGCTTCTGCTCTTCTCAGTTGGGCCTGTAATAACACATCTTCAGCTTCCAGTAACTCATCCAGCATTAGCACCTGGCGCTCCAGCTGGTTTCTGAATAGCTCCGGTAAAAGCTGCTTGTAATAAGTAATGCCGTCCTGCATGTTCTGCCAGAAATTGTTCAGGTATTTTTCCTGCTTGTCTGTCAGCGTTTCAAACTGTTCCGTTTTTTTATTCTTCCAGTAGTCTACATACATTTTAAGTTCGTTAATGAACATATGCGGACGGTAGGTCTGGTTAAGCGCGTTAAATCGACCATAAATATGATCGACCATTTCGTGCAGTTTGAATACACCTGAGAAAAAGGCAAGGTTCGGTCCCGGGCATATGGTTACAGCTTTGGTTGCCGCTTTCTTGCCGATGTTAAATATTTGCAAAGCAGAGTTTGCCAGGCCTTCGCATAAGCATTCTTTGGCCAGCACGCTTTCTTTTTGAGCCTTGTATAGTTCAGGAGTTAAAACCTGCGTGTTTAACTGCTCATCGAGTTGCTCTAACTTGCGGCGCTGGTATTTACGCGATGCCGTGCAGATCGCTTCTTCAGTAAATTCGGTATTTGAAACCAGGTGCTTTTTAACGCAAGGGCTGCCAGGCTTATCTTTATCGATGCGCATCTGTTTCAGCTCTTCGCTCGATGTACCGCGCAGGGCGTTAAATGGTACGCCTAACGGCGATATCGGGCTTAGGTAAAGGTCTTCTGCTTTGGCATCGGATAGTTGCTTTAAGGTCGGCTCGTCCACAGTGGTTGCTTCCGGTACCAACAGGAAAGGAGTTCCCCAGCCGGTGGCATCCATGCCATAGTATTCCTGTAAAAAGTCGTGCTCTGCTGCTGTGCCAATCCCGCCCTGCATGGTAATGAGTTGTGTTGGAATCTCTCCCGGAACATGAATGCCTTTACTTGCCAGCGCCGAACTGAACAAACTATAAAGCTCTGACTGTAGTGCCTGGCGGTTCTGCTTAAACTCTTCCAGTATCGGGCCGATCAGGTAACCATCCGTAGCAAAAGCATGTCCACCACAGT
This genomic interval carries:
- a CDS encoding glycoside hydrolase family 15 protein, producing the protein MAYLPIEDHGVIGDLNTVALVGLNGSIDFMCFPDFDSPSIFASLLDDKKGGNFTIEPSHNDMKHRQMYLPDTNVLLTRYLSDEGIGEVTDFMPVEEQSQGSRLIRRISCVHGDMMFRMQCSPRFNYARSPHTATQVNQYEVVFTCTETDGMAVRLKSTAPLQITGTDATATFSLKTGEKVDLLLERASDQEPATQELESFVTSSLYETIAYWKNWVARCHYKGRWVEIVNRSALVLKLMVSSKYGSLVAAPTFGLPEELGGERNWDYRYTWIRDASFTVYTLLRLGYKQEARNFVDWVDRQCDALQSAGRLRLMYTLSGKLELDEIVLAHLEGYKGSKPVRIGNAAYDQVQLDIYGELLDAVYLYDKYGAPIAFEFWNDLRQQVEWVCDNWQREDEGIWEVRGGKKQFLYSRMMCWVAIDRAMKIAENHSYPLPARWREERDKIFFSIHHEFWNEELQSFVQYKGADTVDAATLLMPLIRFISPKDPRWLSTLKRIEERLVSDALVFRYRNSDGFDGLKGNEGTFSMCTFWYVECLAKAGQIDKARLYFDKMLGYANHLGLYAEMLGLKGNHLGNFPQAFTHLGLISAALTINDILEGHENKKRL
- the hslV gene encoding ATP-dependent protease subunit HslV, producing the protein MTKIRSTTVLGIYHNGEVALGADGQATMDKHIAKSNVKKIRKLLDGKVVTGFAGSTADAFTLLERFEEKLNAYQHNMKRAAIELAKDWRKDQYLRKLEAMMIVANKEELLIISGTGDVLEPDNQIAAIGSGSMFAHSAALALKKHAPHLSAEEIVREALNIAADICIYTNHNLIIEKPAQ
- a CDS encoding deoxyhypusine synthase family protein; this encodes MEITNFLKKHYKHFNAASVIDAAEGYKTHLNNGGKMMITLAGAMSTAELGIILAEMIRQDKVHAISCTGANLEEDIFNLVAHDFYERVPHYRELSAADEEALLERHMNRVTDTCIPEEEAMRRIEHTVLKFWEKADQEGKQYFPHEFFYQILLSGDLEQYYQIDPKNSWMLEAAKKNLPIICPGWEDSTLGNIFSSHVINGDIKNVHTVKTGIQYMMYLADWYTENAKDDSTVGFFQIGGGIAGDFPICVVPMLHQDLQRTGVPLWGYFAQISDSTTSYGSYSGAVPNEKITWGKLGKETPKFVIESDATIVAPLIFAIVLDM
- a CDS encoding 2'-5' RNA ligase family protein; the protein is MIAITSLLDKFHSDRVCELTELLETRFGLNGVKITPYPHLTILTAEIPDMEELKQYLELTCFEMPDFTIRTTGLGIFPGPTPVVYIPVLRTSPLNQLHAKLHRDISEMSSEMGVYYNPNMWLPHITLALGDTTPEMLGPVLSFLCNYNFNWEVTIDNITILQQSGDYYLKEEEFRFGRRELIS
- the abc-f gene encoding ribosomal protection-like ABC-F family protein yields the protein MISINNLSFHFGSRPMYDDANLHIRPKDKIGLIGLNGTGKSTLLRIIVGEYKPDSGSIQMSKETTIGFLNQDLLSYQTHESILSVAMQAFEEAIYLQAEIDKVLVEFENNFHDNLVEKLANLQERFEALGGYTMQAEAEAILEGLGFTTEELQQPLASFSGGWRMRVMLAKILLQKPSLLLLDEPTNHLDLPSIKWLETYLERFEGAVIIVSHDREFLDRTTNITVEVSGAKLNVYPGNYSFYLEEKAMRNEIQKGAYENQQAQIRQTERFIERFKAKATKAKQAQSRMKQLERLERIEDVAPESAKVNFSFKFSVQPGRHVFRLEHMSKAFGNKVIFRDTNVHIERGDKIALVGANGKGKSTLLRIIAGTEPIQGKRELGHNVIMSFYAQHQLESLNVDNEILQELQQAGSKKTEVELRTLLGSFLFTSDDVFKKIKVLSGGEKSRVALAKTLISEANFLMLDEPTNHLDMQSVNILIQALEQYEGTFVIISHDRYFVENVATKIWYIEDYQLKEYPGTYHEFEAFQEKREKEAKLQAAVAPAPKKEEPKPARNNSEFNQLSNQLKQANKKLNELEKNVQRLEQELANYETELADPKVYGNVSLLQETSKKFESVQKELEKANSQWEEQMMEVEELEGKLS
- a CDS encoding M48 family metalloprotease; the encoded protein is MKRLSITVLITSIMLFFNSCSTNPVTGKKDVILMSEGQELAMGQEADPQIVAQFGMYDNPAIQRFIDEKGQAMAAISHRSNIKYNFKVLDSPVINAFAVPGGYVYFTRGIMAHFNNEAQFAGVLGHEIGHIAARHSAQQQSKSILAQVGLIAGMVIAPELAQFGDVASQGLGLLFLKFGRDDERQSDELGVEYSTKIGYDADEMADFFLTLKRKQEESGQAIPEFLSTHPDPGNRYTTVHELAAQWEKKLNMTNLKVGRDSYLRLIDGIVYGEDPKQGFVENHIFYHPELKFQFPIPQGWKYLNSPQSFQMAEPNGKAIINLTLAPGTSLEDAARQTLEGYKLTLVESKNVTVNGNNALAMVAEQKQEQGTIGTLTYFIQYGGNIYSIMGITTANDFNNYFNTFSGTMTNFKQLTDASKINKKPERVRIKTVANAASLSQALQSFGMPTKRLEELAVLNGMQLSDRVDKGMLIKVITE
- a CDS encoding 6-pyruvoyl trahydropterin synthase family protein; protein product: MDYIRLTRQFTFETAHALLNYDGPCKNIHGHSYKLQVTIIGQPITDISDPKYGMVLDFGDLKKIVNTFIVEPLDHSLILRKGTSPELLTILQQLHHKVVTTSYQPTCEHMLLDFKNTLTRHLPATVKLYSLRLWETENSFAEWYTSDNN
- a CDS encoding nitronate monooxygenase family protein — translated: MQLTTPHNFHLPVMGLAFSIDSPIKVARFGISSVASLSDDALLEHTRSHYAQVYNRPYEPITDKQEDYRAKRTTAFLNLVDEIVKTQMEELRMQEFTPESEITKYFNLLPDNSPLRARYNQMLETSDTEHKNLLQTELRNALVPGRIDVNIMTKLDRTNYSKSGEALPQEFSDALAALRGFANSTVNSSVVFSAGMNMRLFAYLEQFPCFLPDAKGHFEKTVIIKVSDYRSALVQGKILAKKGIWVSEFRIESGLNCGGHAFATDGYLIGPILEEFKQNRQALQSELYSLFSSALASKGIHVPGEIPTQLITMQGGIGTAAEHDFLQEYYGMDATGWGTPFLLVPEATTVDEPTLKQLSDAKAEDLYLSPISPLGVPFNALRGTSSEELKQMRIDKDKPGSPCVKKHLVSNTEFTEEAICTASRKYQRRKLEQLDEQLNTQVLTPELYKAQKESVLAKECLCEGLANSALQIFNIGKKAATKAVTICPGPNLAFFSGVFKLHEMVDHIYGRFNALNQTYRPHMFINELKMYVDYWKNKKTEQFETLTDKQEKYLNNFWQNMQDGITYYKQLLPELFRNQLERQVLMLDELLEAEDVLLQAQLRRAEAVA